From one Flavobacteriales bacterium genomic stretch:
- the ade gene encoding adenine deaminase, producing MADFSITGQLVRIEEGRIAKARITVSEGRISGIAQAEGPGEGFIMPGFIDAHVHVESSMLVPSEFARLGVLHGTVATISDPHEIANILGEQGVEFMISNGQRVPFHFFFGAPSCVPATVFETAGARIDADGVGRLLARPEVRYLSEVMDFPSVLNGEAEMMRKLDHAKRLGKPIDGHAPGLHGDMATRYIAAGISTDHECFTTEEARFKLEQGMIVQVREGSAAKNFEALIDLLHDWSHCMMLCSDDKHPDGLVEGHINGLCARAVARGIDVFKVLRAACINPIGHYALPVGRLRVGDPADFIVVDDLKEFRVRKTFIRGQLVAEEGRSFIDRVPVDALNNFNCGPKRIAEFAVAAQGEDLLCIEALDGQLITRKRWMPPTVRGGDCVPDPAKDLLKIAVVNRYTDAPPAVAWITGTGLQRGAIAGSVAHDSHNIVAIGANDKDLCDAINLVIEHKGGISLADGGHHRVLPLPVAGIMSDADAWTVADAYSAMDREAKALGSTLAAPYMTLSFMALLVIPHLKLSDKGLFDGDAFRLIA from the coding sequence ATGGCGGATTTCAGCATCACCGGCCAACTCGTCCGTATTGAGGAGGGGCGCATCGCCAAGGCGCGCATAACGGTCAGTGAAGGCCGCATCTCGGGAATCGCACAAGCGGAAGGCCCCGGTGAAGGATTCATCATGCCCGGCTTCATCGATGCGCATGTGCACGTGGAGAGCTCGATGCTCGTGCCCAGCGAATTCGCCCGCCTTGGCGTGCTGCATGGCACCGTGGCCACCATCAGCGACCCGCATGAGATCGCCAACATCCTCGGCGAACAAGGCGTGGAATTCATGATCTCCAACGGTCAGCGCGTGCCCTTCCACTTCTTCTTCGGCGCACCCAGCTGCGTGCCGGCAACCGTCTTCGAGACGGCAGGCGCCCGCATCGATGCCGATGGCGTGGGGCGGTTGCTCGCCCGCCCGGAAGTGCGCTACCTCAGCGAGGTGATGGACTTCCCCAGCGTGCTCAACGGCGAAGCAGAGATGATGCGGAAGCTTGATCACGCCAAGCGCCTCGGCAAGCCCATCGATGGGCACGCGCCCGGCTTGCATGGCGACATGGCCACGCGCTACATCGCGGCCGGCATCAGCACCGACCACGAATGCTTCACCACCGAGGAGGCACGATTCAAATTGGAGCAGGGCATGATCGTGCAGGTGCGCGAAGGCAGCGCTGCCAAGAACTTCGAGGCCCTCATCGACCTGCTGCACGATTGGAGCCACTGCATGATGCTGTGCAGCGACGACAAGCACCCCGATGGCCTCGTGGAAGGCCACATCAACGGGCTTTGCGCGCGAGCAGTAGCGCGTGGGATAGACGTATTCAAAGTCCTGCGCGCGGCGTGCATCAATCCCATTGGGCACTACGCCTTGCCAGTAGGTCGATTGCGCGTGGGCGATCCGGCGGACTTCATCGTGGTGGATGACCTGAAGGAGTTCCGGGTGAGGAAGACCTTCATCCGGGGCCAACTCGTCGCTGAGGAAGGACGAAGCTTCATCGACCGCGTACCAGTTGATGCGCTGAACAACTTCAACTGCGGACCGAAGCGCATTGCCGAATTCGCCGTAGCCGCACAAGGCGAAGACCTCTTATGCATCGAAGCCCTCGACGGACAATTGATCACGCGGAAGAGGTGGATGCCACCCACTGTTCGCGGCGGCGATTGCGTGCCAGACCCCGCGAAGGACCTCCTGAAGATCGCCGTGGTGAATCGCTACACAGACGCCCCACCCGCCGTGGCATGGATCACGGGCACCGGATTGCAGCGCGGCGCCATTGCCGGCAGCGTGGCGCACGACAGCCACAACATCGTGGCCATCGGCGCGAACGATAAGGACCTTTGCGACGCCATCAACCTCGTGATCGAGCACAAGGGCGGCATCAGCCTCGCCGATGGAGGTCACCATCGCGTGCTGCCCTTGCCAGTGGCTGGCATCATGAGCGATGCCGATGCCTGGACCGTGGCTGATGCCTACTCCGCCATGGACCGCGAGGCCAAAGCCCTCGGCTCAACGCTGGCCGCGCCATACATGACGCTCTCCTTCATGGCGCTGCTGGTGATCCCGCACCTCAAGCTCAGCGATAAGGGGCTCTTCGATGGTGATGCGTTCAGGCTGATCGCCTGA
- a CDS encoding HmuY family protein, with protein sequence MRPIGFLLAVALLSSCLKEELPAPRTPRGDARSTQLCMGAGYANQLWFDLGSGTVVSENPRSDWDLAFESAPEGWRVLLNGARLMTVWPLGPVDITAPHDTTGLSAIRRVDAASLQPDSLAFGDWRGTNGVFIVDMGVSADGEFLGLRKLKLLGVGVDAFQLEWANLDGSGLTGATVPKDPQRAFTSWSFTTGVQPIEPLIGTWDLCFTQYTHRFETYSLDYLVNGVLSATTTRIARVTGRDFASITVADTLTFPLRAERNAIGYDWKVYSFETSSYSIVPDLAFIVKDAEGYLYKLRFIEFYGPQGQTGCPLFETVLL encoded by the coding sequence ATGAGACCCATCGGCTTCCTGCTAGCAGTTGCGCTCCTGAGCTCGTGCCTGAAGGAAGAGCTGCCGGCTCCGCGTACGCCTCGCGGCGATGCGCGCAGCACGCAACTCTGCATGGGCGCTGGTTATGCCAACCAGCTCTGGTTCGACTTGGGCAGCGGCACTGTGGTGAGCGAGAACCCGCGCAGCGATTGGGACCTCGCTTTCGAGAGCGCTCCCGAGGGCTGGCGCGTGCTGCTCAATGGCGCGCGCTTGATGACCGTTTGGCCGCTCGGCCCGGTTGACATCACGGCACCGCACGATACAACTGGCCTGAGCGCCATCCGCCGCGTCGATGCGGCGAGCCTGCAACCCGATAGCCTGGCCTTCGGCGATTGGCGCGGCACCAATGGCGTGTTCATCGTGGACATGGGCGTGAGCGCGGATGGGGAGTTCCTGGGCTTGCGCAAGCTGAAGCTCTTGGGCGTTGGAGTGGACGCATTCCAATTGGAATGGGCGAACCTCGACGGAAGCGGGCTCACCGGCGCTACGGTACCGAAGGACCCGCAGCGCGCGTTCACGTCCTGGAGCTTCACCACGGGCGTGCAGCCCATCGAGCCGCTCATCGGGACATGGGACCTCTGCTTCACGCAGTACACGCATCGCTTCGAGACGTACAGCCTCGACTACCTGGTGAACGGGGTGCTTTCCGCTACCACTACGCGCATCGCCCGTGTCACAGGGCGCGACTTCGCATCCATAACCGTGGCCGATACGCTCACCTTCCCGCTTCGTGCGGAGCGCAATGCCATCGGCTACGATTGGAAGGTGTATTCCTTCGAGACCAGTTCCTACAGCATCGTGCCGGACCTCGCCTTCATCGTGAAGGATGCGGAAGGCTACTTGTACAAGCTGCGTTTCATCGAGTTCTACGGGCCGCAGGGACAGACCGGCTGCCCGCTCTTCGAGACGGTGCTGTTGTGA
- a CDS encoding TonB-dependent receptor produces MNPVLRPLILMVCSAWSTITSAQLEVRVVEADGSAPVPYAHIQYRPLKESMTKLVVSGADGRCSIPVSTEQISGGVAMSVSFVGYATLHDTLRSSAPIVFTLRRDAAALREFVVTGQYAPGTVDGAVQKLRVIDGQRIQRMAAQNLGDALRDQLNLRLAQDNVLGSSVSMQGLGGENVKVLVDGVPVTGRQNGNVDLSQIDLTGIDRIELVEGPLSVNYGTNALAGTINLITKKSGQAPATVRASAYAEHIGRLNTTLGVTRRWGRSEAVITGGRTLFLGWDPRQSGLPAMRAQVADTNRFQQWKPREQFFARANYRWTSDRWSFGWKGEALRDRIIDRGRPRAPYNESAFDAEYLTARLDNALFAEGRFTKGRRLNALAAYNRYARTRNTWLRDLTTLGEELSQADGAQDTTRFTLTNVRASFSSAPDSVRLHYELGIDLNHETGSGDRINGERTIGDYAGFASAEWRPTDAITLRPGVRYAHNTLYSAPLIPSLNARWRLGERFNLRASYAEGFRAPSLKELHLYFVDVNHDITGNPELKAERSRSASAGLSYRHTKDRMVYTSELNGFCNSVRDLITIAQRDGSSFTYANIGRLRTAGGSMGAGWDNGHWMVSVGAAITLRADDLEGGGLGEWKSTPELRGSITRQWMRHGWSASLFWKHQGQQPGYSVGLDGSVQRGSIEAFQLADATITKQLWAKRLALSAGCKDLFDVRNLNATLSNGVHDAGTGNVPMTTGRTFFLRFELELKRKEA; encoded by the coding sequence ATGAACCCGGTCCTGCGGCCCTTGATCCTGATGGTTTGCTCTGCTTGGAGCACGATCACCAGCGCCCAGCTCGAGGTGCGTGTGGTGGAGGCCGATGGCAGCGCCCCGGTACCCTACGCGCACATCCAGTACCGCCCACTGAAGGAGTCCATGACCAAACTCGTGGTGAGCGGCGCCGATGGCCGTTGCTCCATTCCCGTGAGCACTGAGCAGATCAGCGGCGGCGTGGCCATGTCGGTGTCCTTCGTCGGCTATGCCACCTTGCACGATACGCTACGGTCGTCAGCGCCTATCGTATTCACCCTGAGGCGTGATGCAGCGGCGCTTCGCGAATTCGTGGTTACAGGACAGTATGCGCCAGGCACCGTGGATGGAGCGGTCCAGAAGCTGCGTGTGATTGATGGCCAGCGGATCCAGCGCATGGCCGCGCAGAACCTCGGTGACGCACTGAGAGATCAATTGAACTTGCGGCTGGCCCAGGACAATGTGCTCGGCTCGTCGGTGAGCATGCAGGGCCTGGGCGGCGAGAACGTTAAGGTGCTGGTCGACGGCGTGCCCGTTACCGGAAGGCAGAACGGCAACGTGGACCTTTCGCAGATCGACCTCACGGGCATCGACCGCATCGAGCTGGTCGAAGGCCCGCTCAGCGTGAATTACGGCACCAACGCGCTCGCGGGCACGATCAACCTGATCACGAAGAAGAGCGGGCAGGCGCCAGCAACCGTGCGTGCTTCGGCCTATGCCGAGCATATCGGAAGACTGAACACCACGCTTGGTGTCACGCGGCGATGGGGCCGGAGCGAGGCCGTGATCACCGGTGGGCGCACCCTCTTCCTCGGCTGGGATCCGCGGCAGAGTGGATTGCCCGCGATGCGTGCGCAAGTGGCCGACACCAATCGGTTCCAGCAATGGAAGCCGCGCGAGCAGTTCTTCGCCCGCGCCAATTACCGATGGACAAGCGACCGCTGGAGCTTCGGCTGGAAAGGCGAGGCACTGCGCGACCGCATCATCGATCGAGGCCGTCCGCGCGCGCCGTACAATGAAAGCGCCTTCGATGCCGAGTACCTCACCGCCCGCCTGGACAATGCCCTCTTCGCCGAAGGCCGGTTCACGAAGGGACGCAGGCTGAATGCCCTCGCTGCCTACAACCGCTATGCACGCACGCGCAACACCTGGCTGCGCGACCTCACCACGCTCGGCGAGGAATTGAGCCAGGCCGATGGCGCGCAGGACACCACGCGCTTCACCCTCACCAACGTGCGCGCCTCCTTCAGCTCGGCCCCGGACAGCGTACGGTTGCATTATGAGCTCGGCATTGACCTCAACCACGAGACCGGCTCCGGCGACCGCATCAACGGCGAGCGCACCATCGGCGACTACGCTGGATTCGCCAGTGCGGAATGGCGCCCGACCGATGCGATCACATTGCGTCCGGGCGTTCGCTACGCGCACAACACGCTGTACTCCGCTCCGCTGATACCCTCCCTGAATGCGCGTTGGCGCCTTGGGGAGCGGTTCAACCTGCGCGCTTCCTACGCCGAAGGGTTCCGGGCACCGTCGCTCAAGGAACTGCACCTCTACTTCGTGGATGTGAACCACGACATCACCGGCAATCCGGAGCTGAAAGCGGAGCGCTCGCGCAGCGCTTCCGCAGGTTTGAGCTATCGCCACACGAAGGACCGCATGGTGTACACGAGCGAGCTCAATGGCTTCTGCAATTCCGTGCGCGACCTGATCACGATCGCGCAGCGGGATGGCTCCAGCTTCACGTACGCCAACATCGGTCGTTTGCGCACGGCTGGCGGAAGCATGGGCGCAGGCTGGGACAACGGACATTGGATGGTTAGTGTCGGAGCAGCCATCACCTTGCGCGCCGATGATCTGGAAGGCGGTGGCCTCGGTGAATGGAAGAGCACGCCGGAATTGCGCGGATCCATCACGAGGCAGTGGATGCGGCATGGCTGGAGCGCTTCGCTGTTCTGGAAGCACCAGGGCCAGCAGCCGGGCTACAGCGTTGGCCTCGATGGCAGCGTGCAGCGCGGCAGCATCGAAGCCTTCCAATTGGCCGATGCCACCATCACCAAGCAGCTCTGGGCAAAGCGCCTCGCGCTCTCGGCGGGCTGCAAGGACCTCTTTGATGTGCGCAACCTTAACGCCACGCTCAGCAACGGAGTGCATGATGCCGGTACAGGCAACGTGCCGATGACCACTGGCCGGACCTTCTTCTTGCGCTTCGAACTTGAACTGAAACGCAAAGAGGCATGA
- a CDS encoding hemin-degrading factor, translating to MITETTTDLKQRWDALLANDPKLRIRNAAAELGVSEGELLATRIDDGVTRLKPEFKAIMAAVPALGRVMALTRNNDVVHERKGVYLNPSLEHGPVGLFVGADIDLRIFWHAWAHAFAVVESGRDGARHSLQFFSAAGDAVHKIYLVPESDAGEYHDLVSRFRAEDQTPSMMVRPAGPARSERPDAEIAAAGLREGWLNLKDTHDFHLLLRQHGVSRTQALRLAPEGDFAVPVQPGAFRAVMTAASAEQCPIMVFVGNPGMLQIHTGTVSKLLDIPGWFNVVDPDFNLHVREAAITQAWVVRKPSTDGMITALECYDAEGEQLVQLFGKRKPGIPELEHWRAIIGKAEAELRLA from the coding sequence ATGATCACCGAAACGACCACCGACCTGAAACAGCGTTGGGATGCGCTGCTGGCCAACGACCCCAAGCTCCGGATCCGCAATGCGGCCGCGGAGCTGGGCGTGAGCGAGGGGGAATTGCTCGCCACGCGCATCGACGATGGCGTCACGCGGCTGAAGCCAGAGTTCAAGGCGATCATGGCCGCTGTGCCTGCGCTGGGACGTGTGATGGCCCTCACGCGCAACAACGATGTGGTGCATGAGCGCAAGGGCGTTTACCTGAATCCGTCGCTGGAGCACGGGCCCGTGGGGCTCTTCGTCGGCGCCGACATCGACTTGCGCATCTTCTGGCACGCATGGGCGCACGCATTCGCCGTGGTCGAAAGCGGTCGCGATGGCGCGCGCCACAGCCTTCAGTTCTTCAGCGCGGCCGGTGACGCCGTGCACAAGATCTACCTGGTTCCTGAGAGTGATGCCGGTGAATACCATGATCTGGTGTCGCGCTTCCGAGCCGAGGACCAAACGCCCTCCATGATGGTGCGACCCGCTGGGCCTGCGCGCTCGGAGCGCCCAGACGCTGAGATTGCAGCGGCCGGATTGCGTGAAGGATGGCTCAACCTGAAGGACACGCACGATTTCCATCTGCTGTTGCGGCAGCACGGGGTCTCGCGCACCCAGGCACTTCGCTTGGCACCCGAGGGTGATTTCGCCGTCCCGGTGCAGCCCGGTGCATTCCGCGCCGTGATGACTGCGGCTTCAGCGGAGCAATGCCCCATCATGGTCTTCGTTGGCAATCCGGGCATGCTGCAGATCCACACAGGCACGGTGAGCAAGCTGTTGGACATCCCTGGGTGGTTCAATGTGGTGGATCCCGATTTCAACCTGCATGTGCGCGAAGCGGCCATTACACAAGCCTGGGTGGTGCGCAAGCCCAGCACCGACGGCATGATCACGGCCCTGGAGTGCTACGATGCGGAGGGCGAACAGCTCGTGCAGCTCTTTGGCAAGCGCAAGCCGGGCATACCGGAGCTGGAGCACTGGCGCGCGATCATTGGCAAGGCCGAGGCTGAACTGCGCCTGGCCTGA
- a CDS encoding T9SS type A sorting domain-containing protein, which yields MRNATLLAAAISSSAILAQTTVTTAPQNAQQVYYSLSDGVVASTALADWDLAFELTGITGSILLNTAKGHKLYKAPYTLAQWGSIDTTGLNASWPQQHNSESDWSSGAFNQGLTTNPFDLGWGIYNFVTHNITGDSCFVLKLSNGEWKKLRIDGFTAATNSFTFTWADLDGADEQSGSLVRSAYPGKNFGYYNLATNTALDLEPLAADWDLLFTKYMAFVTQPFPAHYPVAGVLQNRLVEAIQIDGVPTADATYWGETFNADMDVLGYDWKNFNQATFQWEYAQDRTYFVKDRTGDIWKIVFVSYGGSANGNFTFNQELVGQASIDETGRSTALAIAPNPAVSTTNLIIASEARSAQLSIIDMNGRVVGQESLSGLSGLVQRPIDVSALPAGLYLVRVQGDGIDATVRLVKE from the coding sequence ATGCGCAACGCTACCCTTCTCGCCGCTGCTATCTCGAGCTCGGCGATCCTCGCCCAAACAACCGTCACCACTGCTCCGCAGAACGCGCAGCAGGTCTATTACAGCCTCAGCGACGGCGTGGTCGCCAGCACGGCCCTCGCCGATTGGGACCTCGCCTTCGAGCTCACCGGCATCACCGGCAGCATCCTGCTGAACACCGCCAAGGGGCACAAGCTGTACAAGGCGCCCTACACGCTGGCGCAATGGGGCAGCATCGACACCACCGGCCTCAATGCTTCTTGGCCTCAGCAGCACAACAGCGAGTCCGATTGGAGCAGCGGCGCGTTCAATCAGGGCCTCACCACGAATCCCTTCGACCTCGGTTGGGGCATCTACAACTTCGTCACGCACAACATCACGGGCGATAGCTGCTTCGTGCTGAAGCTGAGCAACGGCGAGTGGAAGAAGCTGCGCATCGACGGCTTCACGGCCGCCACCAACAGCTTCACCTTCACCTGGGCCGACCTCGATGGCGCGGACGAGCAGAGCGGCAGCCTTGTGCGCTCTGCCTATCCCGGCAAGAACTTCGGCTACTACAATCTCGCCACCAACACCGCGCTCGACCTCGAGCCCCTCGCCGCCGATTGGGACCTGCTCTTCACCAAGTACATGGCCTTCGTCACGCAGCCATTCCCCGCCCATTACCCGGTGGCGGGCGTGCTGCAGAACAGATTGGTCGAGGCGATCCAGATCGATGGCGTGCCCACGGCCGATGCGACCTACTGGGGCGAGACTTTCAATGCCGACATGGACGTGCTCGGCTACGATTGGAAGAACTTCAACCAAGCCACCTTCCAATGGGAGTACGCCCAGGACCGCACCTACTTCGTGAAGGATCGCACTGGCGACATCTGGAAGATCGTGTTCGTGAGCTACGGCGGAAGCGCCAATGGCAATTTCACCTTCAATCAAGAGCTCGTCGGACAGGCCTCGATTGATGAAACAGGTCGCAGCACCGCGCTGGCCATCGCGCCGAACCCAGCGGTGAGCACGACAAACTTGATCATCGCATCGGAAGCGCGTTCTGCGCAGCTCAGCATCATCGACATGAATGGTCGCGTGGTCGGCCAAGAGTCACTTTCCGGGTTGAGCGGCCTTGTTCAACGGCCCATCGATGTGAGCGCTTTGCCGGCTGGCCTTTACCTCGTTCGCGTGCAGGGCGATGGCATCGATGCCACCGTGCGCTTGGTGAAGGAGTGA
- a CDS encoding glycosyltransferase family 39 protein: MSTHREWHLLLGIAAIAATSGVLDVMEVDAAQYAIMARDMLASDDWTKLHYHGKDYLDKPPLHFWLAALSFKLFGVHNWSYKLPSIAFAFLAILSTYRFTLLHHGRESAWRAALMLGTSAAFLVMTNDVRCDTILTGSVITAIWLGSAWMRQRRTSQLVGASVAVAAGMLAKGPIGLMAPALALGADLIIRRDWSILRRPMLLVAPLIVGALLTPMCLGLYEQHGLRGLHFYFWEQSFGRITGENRWKDDSTALFFTHEVLWQLLPWTLIVLLGLWHSLRSVIRRAPRPEYASIGGATLVFIALSMSRFKLPHYLYVIAPLFAVIGAQAWSAQVLPRWLRWSQSTLLTMLAAAAVLLCAWCFRHPAWPVPLLAFVLIAWRMRALGRREPDQALFIGSMHVWIVAGLTLNVLVYPAVLRYQVNATAGRWAAERRLEQGAFHGLQAHGPALDLYAGYPVPWLSDAGEARDAIREGGVIYTDAEHYRELLDSGLVPRAVDSIPSYSVQMLSLDFVLPDSRAAVVEHRYLLQY, from the coding sequence ATGTCAACGCACCGCGAGTGGCACCTGCTCCTGGGCATCGCCGCAATAGCCGCAACAAGCGGCGTGCTCGATGTAATGGAGGTGGATGCCGCGCAATACGCGATCATGGCCCGCGACATGCTCGCGAGCGACGACTGGACGAAGCTCCATTACCACGGCAAGGATTACCTCGATAAGCCGCCTTTGCATTTCTGGCTCGCCGCACTCTCGTTCAAGCTCTTCGGCGTGCACAACTGGAGCTACAAGCTGCCCAGCATCGCCTTTGCCTTCCTCGCAATCCTCAGCACCTATCGCTTCACGCTGCTCCACCACGGGCGTGAGTCGGCCTGGCGCGCGGCCTTGATGCTCGGCACGAGCGCAGCTTTCCTGGTCATGACCAACGATGTGCGCTGCGATACGATCCTCACCGGATCTGTGATCACCGCCATCTGGCTCGGCTCGGCATGGATGCGGCAGCGGCGGACCTCGCAGCTGGTCGGTGCTTCCGTAGCCGTGGCGGCTGGCATGCTCGCCAAAGGCCCCATCGGCCTGATGGCCCCAGCGCTTGCACTGGGTGCGGATCTCATCATTCGCCGCGACTGGTCCATCCTGCGCCGGCCAATGCTGCTCGTGGCGCCATTGATTGTTGGCGCGCTGCTCACGCCCATGTGCCTGGGCCTGTACGAGCAGCATGGCCTGCGCGGGCTGCACTTCTACTTCTGGGAACAGAGTTTCGGTCGCATCACGGGCGAGAACCGCTGGAAGGACGATAGCACCGCGCTCTTCTTCACGCATGAGGTGCTCTGGCAGCTGCTGCCCTGGACGTTAATCGTGCTGCTTGGCCTGTGGCACTCGCTGCGGTCCGTGATCCGCCGTGCGCCACGGCCCGAGTACGCAAGCATCGGTGGAGCCACGCTGGTCTTCATCGCACTTTCGATGTCACGCTTCAAGCTTCCGCATTACCTCTATGTCATCGCTCCACTTTTCGCGGTGATCGGAGCGCAAGCATGGTCCGCCCAGGTGCTTCCGCGTTGGTTGCGCTGGTCACAATCGACCCTGCTCACCATGCTCGCCGCCGCGGCCGTGCTGCTCTGTGCTTGGTGTTTCCGGCACCCAGCATGGCCGGTGCCCCTGCTTGCATTCGTGTTGATCGCATGGCGCATGCGCGCGCTGGGCAGGCGCGAGCCGGATCAAGCGCTGTTCATTGGCTCGATGCATGTTTGGATCGTGGCCGGCCTGACCTTGAATGTGTTGGTGTACCCAGCCGTGCTGCGGTATCAGGTGAATGCCACGGCCGGCCGATGGGCGGCCGAGCGGCGTCTGGAACAAGGAGCCTTCCATGGCTTGCAAGCCCACGGTCCTGCGCTCGACCTGTACGCCGGCTACCCGGTGCCTTGGCTCAGCGATGCGGGCGAAGCGCGAGATGCGATACGCGAGGGGGGTGTCATTTATACGGATGCGGAGCACTACCGTGAGCTGCTCGACTCAGGGCTGGTACCTCGGGCGGTGGATTCGATCCCCAGCTACAGCGTGCAGATGCTCAGCTTGGATTTCGTGCTTCCCGATAGCCGCGCGGCGGTGGTGGAGCACCGCTATCTGCTACAATACTGA